One genomic window of [Clostridium] scindens ATCC 35704 includes the following:
- a CDS encoding AIPR family protein: MGAGKRKNKINLGIMDTVQEQPEKFWAYNNGLTALVNDYEIDNDNITKVHGITIINGTQLTGTIGVVERLKEDFLVPI, translated from the coding sequence TTGGGAGCAGGAAAAAGAAAAAATAAAATTAATTTAGGCATTATGGATACGGTACAGGAACAACCGGAAAAATTCTGGGCATATAACAATGGATTGACGGCACTAGTAAATGATTATGAAATAGACAATGACAATATAACAAAAGTACATGGTATAACTATTATTAACGGTACACAATTAACAGGAACTATCGGAGTTGTTGAACGTTTAAAAGAAGATTTTCTTGTACCGATATGA